A single region of the Tigriopus californicus strain San Diego chromosome 8, Tcal_SD_v2.1, whole genome shotgun sequence genome encodes:
- the LOC131885293 gene encoding angiogenic factor with G patch and FHA domains 1-like encodes MNPLAMTDPVSEDDVQRLQSRVIELEGEMDRLRVQNQRLEAKLASSQSYTEELRVQIEHLGRKLLPAEHSTRGVQVDLDRGSPSPGPGSGPGSESGTVRESSRGWHNGSGSESIVEQVTAAASQVVQSQSMVYEETSGLYYDYSSGYYYDAQRGLYYDGTRGIYYRYDYDTKEYLVHATVDLETGLKKTKPKRSKAQERKRRRSERDQAPDEAQETESSLARSPRTENEDGDDHEPQEKEEEGEEGELDSSESYGSTSDSSSTSEADTEPPEAIPPCIRMVVVQSEVMTCGELFIVTCMGGSVGREGEHDVLLDDIGCSKSHARITYQDGKFYYQDQGSTNGSVINDRRLKGDETREIGHGSRITIGTTGLVCHVHPGIQTCLECEPGLMKTPIVTPQVPRESPDQSRKKAMKAIRQKYGINHANTQPPEAKTNGPAQPYQDRAGLRRKTVGSSHPHAKTEMADAKTSITKKNKGFKMLAQMGWTEGSGLGKTAQGRVEPVSVEQRVERSGLGVDPTFVGTNAQTRKEKAKQDILKKTQERYQKIN; translated from the coding sequence ATGAATCCATTGGCCATGACTGATCCGGTCTCAGAGGACGATGTCCAGCGTCTCCAGTCCCGTGTGATCGAGCTAGAAGGGGAAATGGACCGCTTGCGGGTTCAAAATCAACGCCTCGAGGCCAAACTGGCTTCCAGTCAATCGTACACGGAAGAGCTCCGAGTGCAGATCGAACATTTGGGCCGCAAATTGCTGCCGGCCGAACATTCGACTCGAGGCGTACAAGTCGATCTGGACCGTGGCAGTCCTTCCCCCGGGCCCGGATCGGGACCTGGATCCGAGTCGGGAACGGTTCGGGAATCGTCGCGTGGTTGGCACAACGGGTCTGGATCGGAGAGCATTGTGGAACAAGTGACGGCCGCCGCATCCCAAGTGGTTCAAAGTCAGAGCATGGTCTATGAGGAGACGTCGGGCTTGTATTACGATTATAGTTCGGGCTACTACTACGATGCCCAACGGGGTCTGTACTACGATGGCACCCGCGGTATCTATTATCGCTACGATTATGATACCAAAGAGTACCTGGTCCATGCGACGGTGGATTTGGAAACGGGGCTGAAGAAGACCAAGCCGAAGCGCAGCAAGGCCCAAGAACGAAAACGACGCCGGTCCGAAAGAGACCAAGCCCCGGATGAAGCCCAGGAAACCGAATCGAGTCTGGCGAGGAGTCCCCGGACCGAAAATGAAGATGGTGATGATCACGAACcacaagagaaagaagaggagggcGAAGAGGGCGAACTGGACTCGTCCGAATCCTATGGTTCCACTTCGGATAGTTCTAGTACCTCCGAAGCGGACACGGAGCCACCCGAAGCGATCCCGCCATGTATCCGCATGGTAGTGGTTCAATCCGAGGTCATGACTTGTGGCGAATTGTTCATCGTTACATGCATGGGTGGGTCCGTGGGTCGCGAGGGCGAGCATGATGTACTTTTGGACGATATTGGTTGCAGCAAGAGTCACGCCCGGATCACATATCAGGACGGCAAGTTCTACTATCAAGATCAAGGTAGTACCAATGGCTCCGTGATTAACGATCGCCGTCTGAAAGGGGATGAGACCCGTGAAATCGGCCATGGCTCCCGCATCACGATTGGCACCACGGGTTTGGTGTGCCACGTCCATCCCGGGATTCAAACCTGTCTCGAGTGTGAGCCCGGCTTGATGAAAACCCCTATCGTCACACCCCAAGTGCCCAGAGAGTCACCCGATCAATCTCGGAAGAAAGCCATGAAGGCCATTCGTCAAAAGTACGGCATAAATCATGCCAATACTCAACCGCCCGAGGCTAAAACAAACGGCCCAGCCCAACCTTACCAAGATCGGGCTGGATTACGTCGAAAAACGGTGGGCTCAAGTCATCCCCACGCCAAGACCGAAATGGCCGATGCCAAGACTTCCATTaccaaaaagaacaaaggcTTCAAGATGCTGGCTCAGATGGGTTGGACCGAAGGGTCAGGTTTGGGCAAGACAGCGCAGGGTCGAGTGGAGCCCGTTTCTGTCGAGCAAAGGGTGGAACGATCCGGTTTGGGCGTGGATCCGACCTTCGTGGGGACGAACGCTCAAACCCGGAAAGAAAAGGCCAAGCAAGACATCTTGAAGAAGACCCAAGAGCgttatcaaaaaatcaattga